The following nucleotide sequence is from Trifolium pratense cultivar HEN17-A07 linkage group LG2, ARS_RC_1.1, whole genome shotgun sequence.
GAGTTGAGAGAGATGACCCTTCTCAATCAATGAAACTACGGAGCACATACACTTCAGATTAAAGACATGTCCAAGCGTTTAACATGTGTCGGTGTTTGACACTAACACCTATAATTACATAAAGtcacttttattttcaaaacttaTTATAGGTGCATGTTCGGTATTGTTGagagtttaataaaattaaagcaCACCACTATGATTTTATAAAAGCCGGACTTTgtagcttcaacaaaatcacagtGCTATTGGAATTTTGTACAAcccaccgtgataccaaacatgcaCTTAATTGTTGGTGCTATGCAGCTTCATGGAAATAATACAAGTGAAAGTTGTTGCCAATATCTATACAGTATAATTAATAGATAAGGCAATGATGCCTGTATGATTATCAAAATCTATGTCTTACtttactttgaaaaaaaaaagtattccacttattttttaggctATTAAACAAAGCACCATATGCTGAAAGGATATCATAATTGGAAAAAGCCTTAAGTAAAATGAACTAAAGTTATTTAGCAATTATAAAGGCATGAAACCATGATTCTGATGTCATGATCTGTATATCAGTcctatataataatttattcaCACAAAGCATTTAGTAAACCCcttttttaagagattttttgaatttttgatgTTTTCATGCACATATTGTTGCTATCTTCCTATACATACAACAACAATGAAGTAAGTGCCTAGTGAACAAATGTCAtaatggaaataagctgaaattTTCTTTTGTATGTTCTTTATATAGGGACTTGCAGCATTGACAACAACGGCACTAGCAAGATCATGGCATAATAAAAACAGAACAATGTCTTCATCATTTCTTTCATTATCTCTCTATTTAATTTCATTAGGCCAAGGTGGATATAATCCGTCTCTGCAAGCTTTTGGAGCTGATCAACTTGGTGAAGATGAAGAATTACCTTGTAGTAACACAGATGATACAAGTAGCAAAAAAAAAGCACTTTTCTTCCAATGGTGGTATTTTGGTGTTTGTGCTGGAAGCCTAATGGGTGTAACAGTCATGTCTTACATCCAGGACACATTTGGTTGGGTCATAGGGTTTGCAATCCCTGCAATTTCAATGCTTCTTTCAATATTGATTTTCTCTAGTGGAAGATCTATATATTCATATAAACAACATGATGACGATGACGATATTCAAGATAAGAAACCTTTCATGAACATGTTTCAAAGTATAAAAGCATCTGCAATGAAATGCTTCCATTGTGAAATTACATTACCAAATGACaagtctgaagttgttgaattAGAGTAAGTTTCACTTTCATACACATAAAATTACATTTCCTAAATTATTATCGATAATTTACGGAAAAATACATCTTGCGGTTATTTAAGTTGTTTAATTGAACCAACTTAAAAGATTGTAGGGTGTATTTTACGTAGTTTATGCAAAAGAGTGAAGTGCTTACagaaaaaacatttatttttcttgtgatACAGGCTTCAAGAGAGACCACTTTGTCGCGAAAACTGTGAAGGCATTAAGGTTTCTAAAATCAGCATGTGTCTGCTACCAAATATCAAGGTTATGATTAAGCTATTGCCAATATGGACAATGCTTCTCATGTTTGCAGTGATTTTCCAACAACCTGCAACATTTTTCACCAAACAAGGCATGACAATGCAGAGAAACATTGGTTCAAATTTCAAGATACCACCCGCCACACTCCAAAGTGCAATAACATTGTCGATAATACTATTGATGCCATTATACGACCGGATTTTCATACCGTTCGCCCAGCTGATAACACGACAGGAAAAAGGTATAAACGTAATGCAAAGGATGGGAATTGGAATGGTTCTATCAATCATAGCAATGGTTATTGCAGCACTAGTTGAAATGAAACGGCTTGCTATCGGACGCCAAATGAGAAGTGAAGGTTTGCAATCAGAAATAGTGCCGATAAGCATTTTCTGGTTGTTACCACAGTACATTCTTCTTGGTATTTCAGATATTTTCACAGTTGTTGGTATGCAAGAATTCTTTTATGGTGAAGTTCCAAAGAATATGAGAACAGTGGGAATTGCATTGTATACTAGTGTTTTTGGAGTTGGAAGCTTTGTGAGTGCGTTGATGATAACACTAGTTGAAGTATACACAAGTTCAAAAGGAACACCAAGTTGGTTTTCTGATGATATGGTTGAAGCACGTTTGGATAATTACTATTGGCTTCTAGCTTTGTTAAGTTCAATTAGCTTTTTGTTGTATACACTATTGTGTAAATATTACTATAGGAAGAGTAATCCAGATATTGAaaattgaggtttttttttcttctttttctgatATAGTTTTCAAGTGTAATTTTATCTTAGTTTGCTCTTTATTTTTGGGACAAAGTTTGTTAAACTAGTAACCCTTGTCTTAATATAACAATAATTGTATGATGTTCTATTtgtaagaaggaaaaaaaaaaaaaactaacaagatatttttttatataaaaaacaataagaTAGTAATTTATTCCACAGTTTCACGCGCGTATTATGTGTGACCGTGTAACAATTTAAGTGTTAACTTGAGAGTTTGACAACCCTGATACTCAATTCATGGATTAAATTTGATTCCAAATCTAAAGTGATATCAGAGGATTGTGATGCAAAGTTCCGATTAAGAAGTCAATTATTCAAGACATGAAACAATTAGGATATGAGGATTATGTTAGGACAAAGAAGTTCTCTAGACTTGATATAACATAAAAAAGCATAGTGATTACTATATATATACCTTCTGCATAATGCAGATAGTTTCTGATACAGAACCAAGGGATACAAGGTAAATTAATATCTGAGACACAATTCATGGATCTCCAAAAGAAATACATGAAGGTCTAGTTGAAGATAACAAGATGATGAATCACACCACAAAACTACTCATTATTTTCAAGTGAATCACCAAAGTCTTAAATGATCCTTGTGACCGAAAATGCTTGATCACATTAGTCATTTCAGGTCGGATAAGTTAGTTCCCCCAACCTAAGCATAGTGGTTTTTTCTTTGAAGAGAaataaactcacacacatgatGACACACAAGAACACGATGATGATTGATTTGGAGTGACTGATATATGGAGCAGCACACCTTGCCCATTTGAACAATTTCAAATAATCCATCTTGATTTTATTTGGACAATTACCACCAAACTCGTATTCGCAAGACTTTGTATCATGTCTTAGCTTGTTCATCCCTGCACATTGCACGTTTGTTCTAATTTCAGTAAGTCATTGTTACAAACAAGTAGGAGGTATTATTATAACACAAGAAACAAAGTTTGGAAATGAACTctaataaataacaaataagAGAATGAAAACAACCTAGATGATTTAATTTCCACAAGTTCTGTATCTAAAACTTCTTCGACGTCCAACAATCTTTGATTTTTCAGAAGTGGCTGGGATTGTGATAGTGAAGTATCTTGATATATATGTTCCAGTTCATCTAATTTTCTCTTTCTATAAGGATTGGTGAACCGAATATGGTCCGCATTGTTTTCCTCCACGAAATACAAAGGCAATATAGCCATAAACGGAAACCTAATTTCTGCATGGAtccattcatttttttcaaatgcTTCATCCAGTTTAGGCAATGTATCATCAATTTCCCTCTCTTGTTGCATACCCAGATTGAAAAGATATATATGACTTGGTGGCAACCGCCCATGTCGAAACAGACTGTCATTGATGAGCAGATTGAATGACAATACAGAAGATCAATTTCCATCAGACTGTCGTTGGTTGTTCCTCTAGTTTGGTGATTAAACCACTCCGGAATCATCTCACCTTCTGCTGATGGGAAAAAAAACCAGTTGGTTCTTCCAGACTCATGCAATTTCTGATGGGTTTAACATAAAGGTCACCACTGATGGTGTTAATATGAGTTTATATATAACTCAACCCTCACTAGCAATTATTATGTtggcttaattgcacttttggtctTCTATTTTACATGTTCCACAATTTTGGTCctcacattttaaaattaaatatttttgccccctattttaattctttttgcACTTTTTGTCCCTCACCTTGTCAAAAACGCTGATGTGGCATTTTTTATTAGGTGGAACATAAATAGGTTGATGTGGCCATATAaatgacacataagcaaatcaatcactattttcttttttataatttttttacttttgttaatTATAAATCAATTAAGAATCATTTTTtgcttgtaacaaaaaaaaaataaaatcattttttgctttgttttttaaaatgcaTTATATAATTATGGTGAACACTATATTTTTGAGGAGGTGGATTAAATTTATACACTTGGATTtgccacatatatatatataggggagggatcaaattacaccggtgtaacatttgagtaatgttacaccgctcaataacgctttaacgaattgAAAtattacaaaatccaccgttggattgaaagcttatatcgtatagatcatccatgttaaattttacaaaaatctaaaatcgtttgatatgttattgagaccgatgaaaattaatggtttatgtgtttttattgaataccgttaatcttgatctatctcaaaaacatatcaaacaattttagatttttatacaattcaacataaatgatctatacgatataagctttcaatccaatggtggattttgtaaaatttgtattcgttaaagcgttattgagcggtgtaacattactcaaatgtgcCACATTATGCCttgtattataaaaaatttgtgtTAGAACTAAAACTGCAATAACTGTTAAAATAGAGGACAataatgtttgattttaaaatagggggaccaattTCGTGAGATTTGTAAAATAGAGgataaaaaatgcaattaatCCTATTATGTTTTGATCCTTatagaaaaattgatttatgacatgtttggattaacttattttttagtttatgcgaaataatttatgcaaataaataaatttttatgtattatatgcTTTTCAAGGTGGTTTATgataaaacaacttataaagatacaagTTTTTTCagtaaaaacttataaattaacacaaaagtttatttatttgcataaactattttcataaactcaaaaataaatcaaatcctGCCTTTATATATCCTTGtatgttttagaaaaattaaaaaatattcttgatgaattttttataataaaaaatattccgAAGTGTCCAATTCTAATTGAAGTAGTCTAAGGTGATTGCGTTAAAGTTGTTGATAGGACTCttcaacattttttattatgaaaatcATATAAACGAATTTTTTGAAACTTCCTAAAAATTGCAAgtataaatcatttatttttacaaaaccatAATACAAATAGTGAGATTTACAAGgaccaaaatcatatttaaattataaaaaggcTTCGGctacttgtgcatgttagaattgaacttataaaaatatcaaatcaatatTTTGGCAAAAAATACAACAATACCTTATTCAGTAACATGCTTTTACTTGAGGAATTCAATGATTTGCAGTCTACTGCTGACAATCTTTGTAGATTTGGCGGAAGTGCAGAAATATCCTCAAGAGAATAGCAATAATTTAACATAAGTTCATGAAGAGAGGTACATTCTTTAAGGCATTCTGGAATAACTCTGATATCGCTACGAGATAGGTCTAGAAATCGCATATTAGCAAACCGCATGATAGCTAGCGGAAGAAATAATGAGAGGTTGCTAATTGCTTTGAGGCTAACATCCTGCACATTTGGCATGTTGCAAATGCTAGGGAACATTAGCTTTCCATTTGCATCAAAATATAGTGAAACAAGCCCAATTAGATTTTGAATTGAAACTGGAATCTCTCGTATGGAAGTTCTAAGAATATCAATTACTTTTAGTGTTTCGATCTTGTCTAATATTTCTGGAAAATTCTGGAGACTCTCACAATCCATAAGATCCAGATGTCGAAGAGAAGGTAATTTCAAGGGTGGAAAACTCCTAAGCTTCTTGCAACCCTTAGCATTCAAGAATTCAAGTTTGCTCAGAAACCCAATTGAGTTGTCAATTGTAATTAAATTCACACAATtttcaaatgaaattttttctaaatttggGAGACCGGAGACATTTGATATCtctgttaaatattcacatttgTCAAACTTCAAAACATTCATATTCTCAAATTTCTGcataaaaagagaaagaaaaaaaaataagtataaataaaatcaaggtGAATTTACAATATGCATGATAAAAATTTAACTTATTTCACTTGCCTTGTTCAAAATACTAAATGGTGTTGAAGGATATTTTTCCCATTCAAGTACTCTCAAACTATTTGGAAAATATCGGAACCCTTCGGAAAAATTAGCATTTTTAATGACAAGTGTTTTTAGATTTGTCATCTTCTTGAAGGCATCTCCATTCAAATTTTTTACGACTTCCTTTGAGGGGCAATCCAGATATATCATTTTAGTTTCAATAGTTCCCTGTTAACAAAAAGAACATGAAATAACCATAATTAATTATGATGATAATTCAGGACACATATAGAGAAATTTACGTATAATCAAGACTAACAAACCAATAtgacttgataaaaaaatatgtccaaaaaaaaatatcatcaagcTTACCTTGTTTTGTTCTAAAACTTCAACTATATCTTTGTGAAACCACAATCTAGAGCGTTTTTCAGGATGATCGGGTGATTCTTTTCGAACAATTTCTTTACCCATATGCTCTATCAAGTCATGTAATATCACATTACCAAATCGATGAATCTTTATGAGAGATTTATCAACCAACACTCTAACATCATGTTTTATGCAATGATCGTAATTAGCACGAATTTTTCCCAAATCAAACCATTTAGAGAAACATGCAATATCTAGAAAGAGATTTTTCTGTTCTTCATCCAAACCATCAAAGCTAACTTTTAGTATATTTTGGATATCATGAGGAGGAATCCTTTTATATTTATCTAATATAGATTCCCATTCTGTTATAGGCGTTCCTGCCAAATTGGAACCTATGACATCTATAGCTAATGGAAGGCCAGAAGCATAACTAATTGCACGGTTGACAATATCATCATTAATTGAATCAACTTTCTTAGTTTTAAAAGCCACCTGCTTAAACAATTCAAGAGATTCACCACAATTTAAGCCTTCTACTTCATATATTCTTTCAATCCCATGACATGTTAACAAACTTTTGTCTCGAGTGCTAATGATGACTCTGCTGTTACGACCAAACCAATCAAATCCTCCGGCCAAAAATTTTAGCTGCTTCAACTCGTCAACGTCATTGAGAATCAATAAGACCTTCTTTCGACGTAGCCGTTCTTTAATGAAGATAATTTTACTCATGACTATTTTGTACTTTTGTTGCATCATTATTGTTCGGGAAGTCTATAAAAAATAGTTGCTCATGTAagtatatgtgtgtgtgtgtgtgtgtgtgcgcgcgcgcgtgcgtgcgtgcgtgcgtgtgtgtgtgagaTAAACGCTTCTATTTTCACTTTTGTTacatccttacttatgaaaaatGGTAGCTCATGTAAGTATATTTTGTCatctttgtgtgtgtgtgtgggtaTGTGACTTAGGAGAAGCAGATAAACGCTTCTATTTTCACTTTTGTTacatccttacttatgaaaaatGGTAGCTATATTTTGTCATCtttttaagtgattttaagattattttatacaaacttttgaatattttattttgagagattcatataaagataatgtgaagtattttcatttttattgtgAGCCGCAATTTTATATCTATTTTACTTTAgtagttttcttttatttggaaATTGGTTTTTAACACTTTAGTTTATCATTTCTTTATGAAGAAATTTTAATGATTTGATGGATAAGCCGGTGCACATGCCATGtaaagaaagataaaattatttataaaattgttactattgtatttttttcacgttataatataaaacaacgcatcacacccgtgcatcgcacgggtaagagTCTAGTATTCTCAAATTTCTgcaaaaaaagagaaagaaaaaaaaataagtataaataaaatcaaggtGAATTTACAATATGCATGATAAAAATTTAACTGATTTCACTTGCCTTGTTCAAAATACTAAATGGTGTTGAAGGATATTTTTCCCATTCAAGTACTCTCAAACTATTTGGAAAATAATGGGACCCTTCGGAAAAATAAGCATTTTTAATGACAAGTGTTTTTAGTTTTGTCATCTTCTTGAAGGCATCTCCATTCAAATTTTTTACGACTTCCTTTGAGGGGCAATCCAGATATATCATTTTAGTTTCACTAGTTCCCTGTTAACAAAAAGAACATGAAATAACCATAATTAATTATGATGATAATTCAGGACACATATAGAAAAATTTACGTATAATCAAGACTAACAAACCAATataacttgataaaaaaataagtccAAAAAGAAATATCATCAAGCTTACCTTGTTTTGTTCTAAAACTTCAACTATATCTTTGTGAAACCACAATCTAGAGCGTTTTTCAGGATGATCGGGTGATTCTTTTCGAACAATTTCTTTACCCATATGCTCTATCAAGTCATGTAATATCACATTACCAAATCGATGAATCTTTATGAGAGATTTATCAACCAACACTCTAACATCATGTTTTATGCAATGATCGTAATTAGCACGAATTTTTCCCAAATCAAACCATTTAGAGAAACATGCAATATCTAGAAAGAGATTTTTCTGTTCTTCATCCAAACCATCAAAGCTAACTTTTAGTATATTTTGGATATCATGAGGAGGAATCCTTTTATATTTATCTAATATAGATTCCCATTCGGTTATAGGCGTTCCTGCCAAATTGGAACCTATGACATCTATAGCTAATGGAAGGCCAGAAGCATAACTAATTGCACGGTTGACAATATCATCATTAATTGAATCAACTTTCTTAGTTTTAAAAGCCACCTGCTTAAACAATTCAAGAGATTCACCACAATTTAAGCCTTCTACTTCATATATTCTTTCAATCCCATGACATGTTAACAAACTTTTGTCTCGAGTGCTAATGATGACTCTGCTGTTACGACCAAACCAATCAAATCCTCCGGCCAAAAATTTTAGCTGCTTCAACTCGTCAACGTCATCGAGAATCAATAAGACCTTCTTTCGACGTAGCCGTTCTTTAATGAAGATAATTTTACTCATGACTATTTTGTACTTTTGTTGCATCATTATTGTTCGGGAAGTCTATAAAAAATAGTTGCTCATGTAagtatatgtgtgtgtgtgtgtacgtgcgtgcgtgcgtgtgtgtgtgagaTAAACGCTTCTATTTTCACTTTTGTTacatccttacttatgaaaaatGGTAGCTCGTGTAAGTATATTTTGTCatctttgtgtgtgtgtgtgtgtatgtgacTTAGGAGAAGAAGATAAACGCTTCTATTTTCACTTTTGTTacatccttacttatgaaaaatGGTAGCTCATGTAAGTATATTTTGTCATCtttttaagtgattttaagattattttatacaaacttttgaatattttatttttagagattcatataaagataatgtgaagtattttcatttttattgtgAGGCGCAATTTTATATCTATTTTACTTTAgtagttttcttttatttggaaATTGTTTTTTAACACTTTAGTTTATCATTTCTTTATGAAGAAATTTTAATGATTTGATGGATAAGCCGGTGCACATGCCATGtaaagaaagataaaattatttataaaattgttactattgtatttttttcacgttataatataaaacaacgcatcacacccgtgcatcgcacgggtaagagTCTAGTATTCTCAAATTTCTGcataaaaagagaaagaaaaaaaaataagtataaataaaatcaaggtGAATTTACAATATGCATGATAAAAATTTAACTGATTTCACTTGCCTTGTTCAAAATACTAAATCGTGTTGAAGGATATTTTTCCCATTCAAGTACTCTCAAACTATTT
It contains:
- the LOC123906487 gene encoding protein NRT1/ PTR FAMILY 5.8-like; its protein translation is MAGQKTKRLNNSCILLIAIAGIERFAFKGVASNLVTYLTDVVDLSNSSAAKMVNSWVGFTSIMPLLVAPIADAYWAKYSTIMLSSFLYVMGLAALTTTALARSWHNKNRTMSSSFLSLSLYLISLGQGGYNPSLQAFGADQLGEDEELPCSNTDDTSSKKKALFFQWWYFGVCAGSLMGVTVMSYIQDTFGWVIGFAIPAISMLLSILIFSSGRSIYSYKQHDDDDDIQDKKPFMNMFQSIKASAMKCFHCEITLPNDKSEVVELELQERPLCRENCEGIKVSKISMCLLPNIKVMIKLLPIWTMLLMFAVIFQQPATFFTKQGMTMQRNIGSNFKIPPATLQSAITLSIILLMPLYDRIFIPFAQLITRQEKGINVMQRMGIGMVLSIIAMVIAALVEMKRLAIGRQMRSEGLQSEIVPISIFWLLPQYILLGISDIFTVVGMQEFFYGEVPKNMRTVGIALYTSVFGVGSFVSALMITLVEVYTSSKGTPSWFSDDMVEARLDNYYWLLALLSSISFLLYTLLCKYYYRKSNPDIEN
- the LOC123904017 gene encoding disease resistance protein RPP2A-like produces the protein MSKIIFIKERLRRKKVLLILDDVDELKQLKFLAGGFDWFGRNSRVIISTRDKSLLTCHGIERIYEVEGLNCGESLELFKQVAFKTKKVDSINDDIVNRAISYASGLPLAIDVIGSNLAGTPITEWESILDKYKRIPPHDIQNILKVSFDGLDEEQKNLFLDIACFSKWFDLGKIRANYDHCIKHDVRVLVDKSLIKIHRFGNVILHDLIEHMGKEIVRKESPDHPEKRSRLWFHKDIVEVLEQNKGTSETKMIYLDCPSKEVVKNLNGDAFKKMTKLKTLVIKNAYFSEGSHYFPNSLRVLEWEKYPSTPFSILNKKFENMNVLKFDKCEYLTEISNVSGLPNLEKISFENCVNLITIDNSIGFLSKLEFLNAKGCKKLRSFPPLKLPSLRHLDLMDCESLQNFPEILDKIETLKVIDILRTSIREIPVSIQNLIGLVSLYFDANGKLMFPSICNMPNVQDVSLKAISNLSLFLPLAIMRFANMRFLDLSRSDIRVIPECLKECTSLHELMLNYCYSLEDISALPPNLQRLSAVDCKSLNSSSKSMLLNKVLLYFLPKY